A part of Candidatus Manganitrophaceae bacterium genomic DNA contains:
- a CDS encoding cold shock domain-containing protein produces MAVKGKVKWFNEKKGYGFIEREEGGDVFVHFSAIKGEGFKTLAEGQTVEFEIIQGEKGPQAANVSKE; encoded by the coding sequence ATGGCGGTGAAAGGGAAAGTGAAGTGGTTTAACGAGAAAAAGGGGTATGGGTTTATTGAACGGGAAGAGGGGGGAGATGTATTCGTCCACTTCTCGGCAATCAAGGGGGAGGGGTTCAAGACTTTAGCTGAGGGACAGACGGTTGAGTTTGAGATTATCCAAGGCGAGAAGGGTCCTCAAGCGGCCAACGTTAGCAAAGAATAG
- a CDS encoding M23 family metallopeptidase: MGNDNDSYTIVILPSPTAEPYRFSLSKKTCKYLMGFSSVLTLVLTGFFVQYVLMLGQMTELKDLRKEAKTQKIQIQSFLTTIDDLKKQMNRLIELDQKLRVITDIGPRKEVGIIGQGGPEEVGPAHSDASRLMGSIQLDLGDLRAKAVAQEKSFQELTEAVQSRQSLWASTPSIWPTTGWLTSGFGNRISPFTGRVSMHNGVDIASRQDTPVIAPAAGIVSYTGFDSGLGKLVKLNHGYGLATYYGHLAKAAVKVGQKVKRGDVIAYVGSTGLSTGPHLHYEVYVNEVPVNPMRYILN; the protein is encoded by the coding sequence ATGGGAAACGATAACGACTCCTATACGATTGTAATTCTTCCAAGTCCCACCGCAGAGCCATATCGTTTTTCGTTGAGCAAAAAGACCTGCAAATACCTGATGGGATTCTCGTCCGTGTTGACGCTTGTCCTCACAGGGTTTTTTGTACAGTATGTCCTCATGCTCGGTCAAATGACCGAGCTAAAAGACCTCCGAAAAGAAGCCAAAACGCAAAAAATTCAGATTCAGAGCTTCCTCACGACGATTGATGATTTGAAGAAACAGATGAACCGCTTAATTGAATTAGATCAAAAATTACGCGTCATCACCGATATTGGACCACGTAAGGAAGTAGGCATTATAGGACAGGGAGGGCCTGAAGAAGTGGGCCCTGCTCATTCGGACGCCTCCCGGTTAATGGGATCGATTCAGTTGGACCTCGGCGATCTTCGAGCGAAAGCCGTTGCACAAGAAAAAAGTTTTCAAGAATTAACGGAAGCAGTTCAAAGCCGCCAATCTTTATGGGCTTCCACCCCCTCCATCTGGCCGACCACTGGATGGCTCACCTCCGGTTTTGGGAATCGTATTTCTCCTTTTACGGGAAGAGTCAGCATGCATAATGGTGTTGATATTGCCTCCCGCCAAGATACCCCTGTTATTGCGCCGGCCGCTGGGATCGTGAGTTACACCGGCTTTGACAGCGGACTTGGGAAGCTTGTCAAGCTCAATCATGGATATGGACTTGCAACCTATTACGGCCATCTCGCGAAGGCCGCAGTTAAAGTTGGACAGAAAGTGAAGCGGGGAGATGTCATCGCTTATGTTGGAAGCACCGGCCTCTCCACCGGACCCCACCTCCATTATGAAGTTTACGTGAATGAAGTGCCCGTCAATCCGATGAGATATATCTTGAATTAA
- a CDS encoding divalent-cation tolerance protein CutA: protein MDEIMVLVTTSSKEEGEKIGRALVERRLAACANIVPSISSIFSWEGKINREQESLMILKSKRGCLAQLIEEVKRQHSYSVPEIIALPIVDGSPEYLKWIRENTEST, encoded by the coding sequence ATGGATGAAATAATGGTGCTGGTAACGACTTCTTCTAAAGAAGAAGGAGAGAAGATCGGACGTGCTCTTGTCGAGAGGCGGCTGGCCGCCTGTGCCAATATTGTTCCTTCAATCTCATCGATATTTTCTTGGGAAGGAAAAATAAACCGTGAGCAGGAATCGCTCATGATCCTAAAGAGTAAGAGGGGGTGTCTCGCACAGCTCATAGAGGAAGTGAAACGACAACATTCTTATTCCGTTCCCGAAATCATTGCCCTCCCCATTGTTGACGGCTCTCCTGAATATTTGAAGTGGATCCGAGAGAATACCGAGTCAACCTAA
- the pilQ gene encoding type IV pilus secretin PilQ: MRLHLDIRLKSIALIILIYLVCGEAPSFGASDLGSKEEAGRSAISVKRNASSFSLEFRNAELKDVLRALGQENHLNIIISDDVDGKLTLSFRDVTFEEALEAILKINNLTSFREGDIIRVMKSPFGEGEADLATRIIPIHFANAKETQDSVKGLLTKKGSLTVDTRTNALVVRDYTWNMAKIMEIVRQLDGKTPQVMIEARIVEVNSNFTRELGVQWGGKAYDAGASGSMRVTGATGNPVGSGGTPGILTGGTGLSGNSLAVNLPAAVGVGSGGALGFTFGNIGSTLQLDLQLSAMEDTGKGKILSNPRILTLNNKEAKISNGTEILIPTTSILSTASSPGTTSAGASATTGVTVINAKLELTVTPHITPDNQILIHVKTDKKDPDFNRQIQNIPPLTTRTAETDLLVGDKETVVIGGIYTRNESQGEKGVPWLSKIPILGWLFKKETKTDIQNELLIFLTPTVYKGEGESVSKQELSAVSGRE; this comes from the coding sequence ATGAGGTTACATTTAGATATTCGATTGAAATCAATTGCACTCATAATCCTCATCTATCTCGTCTGCGGAGAAGCGCCCTCCTTTGGCGCCTCAGACCTAGGGTCTAAGGAAGAGGCCGGCCGGTCGGCGATCTCAGTAAAAAGAAATGCTTCCTCCTTTTCATTGGAGTTTCGAAATGCCGAACTGAAAGATGTTCTTCGTGCCCTCGGCCAGGAGAATCATCTGAATATTATCATCAGTGATGACGTCGATGGAAAGTTGACCCTCAGCTTCCGGGATGTAACATTCGAAGAAGCTTTGGAGGCGATTTTGAAAATTAACAATCTCACCTCTTTCCGTGAGGGAGATATCATCCGGGTAATGAAGTCTCCTTTCGGTGAAGGAGAGGCCGATCTTGCGACGCGGATTATCCCCATCCATTTTGCCAATGCCAAAGAAACCCAAGACAGCGTCAAAGGACTCTTGACCAAAAAAGGAAGCTTGACGGTTGATACCAGAACGAATGCCCTCGTGGTTCGAGATTATACCTGGAACATGGCCAAGATCATGGAAATTGTAAGACAATTGGATGGAAAGACCCCGCAGGTCATGATTGAAGCGCGAATCGTTGAGGTGAATTCCAATTTTACGAGGGAGTTGGGTGTCCAGTGGGGGGGTAAGGCTTATGACGCCGGGGCCTCGGGTTCTATGCGAGTGACAGGGGCCACTGGAAATCCAGTCGGAAGCGGAGGGACCCCGGGTATCCTGACGGGGGGAACCGGTCTTTCGGGAAATAGTCTGGCCGTAAACCTTCCAGCAGCAGTCGGTGTCGGATCGGGCGGTGCGCTCGGTTTTACCTTCGGCAATATCGGATCGACCCTTCAGCTTGATCTCCAACTGTCGGCGATGGAGGATACAGGAAAAGGGAAAATTCTCTCAAATCCTCGCATTTTAACACTGAATAATAAGGAGGCAAAGATTTCGAACGGAACCGAAATACTCATTCCGACCACATCGATTCTGTCGACCGCATCCTCTCCAGGCACGACCAGCGCCGGCGCAAGTGCCACTACAGGGGTGACCGTGATCAATGCGAAATTGGAACTCACCGTAACGCCGCATATCACGCCCGATAATCAAATCCTCATTCATGTAAAAACAGACAAAAAGGATCCCGATTTCAATCGACAGATCCAGAACATCCCTCCTCTGACTACCCGGACGGCAGAGACCGATCTGTTGGTAGGAGATAAGGAGACGGTGGTCATCGGCGGAATCTACACCCGAAATGAATCCCAAGGGGAGAAAGGGGTCCCGTGGCTCTCCAAAATTCCGATCTTGGGTTGGTTATTTAAAAAAGAAACGAAAACCGATATTCAAAATGAACTCTTGATTTTTCTGACGCCGACCGTCTATAAAGGAGAAGGTGAGAGTGTTTCGAAACAAGAGTTGTCGGCCGTTTCGGGCCGGGAATAA
- the pilO gene encoding type 4a pilus biogenesis protein PilO — protein sequence MSVLSQLQWSKLSRRERILFVTTVMVALCMLIIFVLQPRVVERRKLDSQKKTLQQEISALSSALPILLQRAEAEKANPPSKPRPELVEASLSSILDEIGRKARMREVQVIELKPSLPETKEGIEVLPIQMKTRSRFFSLGDYIAALEGLPRPIAITRLKIESRTETSPEVAAEMTLYIYKKRGI from the coding sequence ATGAGCGTACTGAGCCAGCTTCAATGGTCAAAACTATCCCGAAGAGAGCGGATCCTCTTCGTGACGACCGTCATGGTAGCCCTGTGCATGCTGATCATTTTTGTTCTTCAGCCTCGAGTCGTAGAACGCCGAAAGCTCGACAGTCAGAAAAAGACGCTCCAGCAGGAAATCTCGGCCCTCTCATCTGCTCTTCCCATCCTGCTTCAGAGAGCCGAAGCGGAAAAAGCAAACCCTCCTTCAAAGCCACGGCCCGAACTGGTGGAGGCTTCTCTCTCTTCTATCCTGGATGAGATTGGCCGAAAGGCTCGGATGCGAGAGGTGCAGGTCATCGAGCTCAAACCGAGTTTGCCAGAGACCAAGGAAGGGATTGAAGTGTTACCGATTCAAATGAAAACGCGCTCCCGATTTTTTAGCTTAGGAGATTATATCGCGGCATTGGAAGGGCTTCCGCGTCCGATTGCCATTACACGGCTCAAGATCGAATCAAGAACAGAGACGAGTCCGGAAGTGGCTGCCGAGATGACGCTTTATATTTATAAAAAGAGGGGGATATGA
- a CDS encoding PilN domain-containing protein, which yields MIAFYVDDEKKQISLKREVDAILQQREQLQQKISSLTSSLTPIDNILEETTLKKSRGLESLLKENIVWSRVLVEVSRIVPEGVWVTQFENNAAEGVRVDGFTLSYQKVTDLISSMEGSPLFQDVLLDFSRQNPAERRVDFSIHAKFRNITYGKHLEKE from the coding sequence TTGATCGCCTTCTATGTTGACGATGAGAAGAAGCAGATATCTCTGAAAAGGGAAGTGGATGCCATTCTACAACAACGTGAGCAACTTCAGCAGAAAATCTCCTCACTCACTTCTTCACTCACTCCTATTGATAACATTCTGGAGGAAACAACCCTAAAAAAAAGTAGAGGGTTGGAGTCACTTTTAAAAGAGAACATCGTCTGGTCCAGGGTCTTGGTCGAAGTCAGCCGGATTGTGCCGGAGGGGGTCTGGGTTACTCAATTTGAGAACAATGCTGCCGAAGGGGTCCGTGTCGATGGATTTACCTTGTCCTATCAAAAGGTCACCGACCTGATCTCCTCAATGGAAGGCTCCCCCTTGTTTCAGGATGTGCTACTCGACTTTTCAAGGCAGAATCCGGCCGAGCGACGGGTTGATTTTTCAATTCATGCCAAATTTAGGAATATAACTTACGGGAAGCATCTGGAGAAAGAATGA
- the pilM gene encoding type IV pilus assembly protein PilM, with protein sequence MSWEWLPFHKPFWGVDIGASSVKVVRLCRTRRKVKLLDIGIKELPPEQDFRQESIAAALEELIKEKKRPKAIVNFSGPAPLIRYLTLPEMPKEELAEAVKWEAKKLISFPMEEMILDYIIAGGRKERETKRYDLVLVITEKSLLRGQLDLMQRLGLEVVAIDVNPLSLLNTVRLNYGNELAGNFIYIDIGAVKTDITVLKDGVLRFTRRIEMGGAQVTRRLEQELSLSNEEAEKLKREKGFGAEEAAQTIIKSEIDRFIVEIQRSIDYYRAQFREGVFKKMVLMGGGVLLPGFSDYFGSYFEADMEIDDPFAEIDKSESAGAIRAIAPRFSSGIGLALRSHA encoded by the coding sequence TTGAGCTGGGAGTGGTTACCGTTTCATAAGCCGTTTTGGGGAGTTGACATCGGGGCGAGCTCGGTGAAGGTGGTCCGGCTTTGCCGAACGCGCCGGAAGGTGAAATTACTTGACATCGGGATCAAGGAGTTACCTCCTGAGCAGGATTTCCGCCAGGAGAGCATCGCGGCGGCTCTCGAAGAGTTGATCAAAGAGAAGAAGCGACCAAAGGCAATCGTCAATTTTTCTGGTCCGGCTCCTTTAATCCGATATTTGACCCTTCCCGAGATGCCGAAAGAAGAGCTCGCGGAAGCGGTGAAGTGGGAGGCAAAAAAATTAATCTCATTCCCGATGGAGGAGATGATCCTTGATTATATCATCGCCGGAGGGCGGAAAGAACGAGAGACGAAGCGGTATGATTTAGTTCTTGTCATTACCGAGAAGAGTCTACTGAGGGGGCAATTGGATTTGATGCAGCGATTGGGTTTGGAGGTTGTGGCGATCGACGTCAACCCGCTCTCTTTATTAAATACGGTTCGACTTAATTATGGGAATGAACTGGCCGGCAATTTCATCTATATCGATATCGGCGCTGTAAAGACCGATATTACCGTCCTCAAAGACGGGGTTCTCCGGTTTACGCGGAGGATTGAAATGGGAGGAGCACAAGTGACTCGTCGGCTGGAGCAGGAACTGAGTCTCTCTAATGAAGAAGCGGAAAAATTAAAGCGGGAAAAAGGATTCGGTGCGGAAGAAGCGGCCCAAACCATCATCAAAAGCGAAATTGATCGTTTCATCGTGGAGATTCAACGGTCGATCGACTATTACCGTGCTCAGTTCCGAGAAGGGGTCTTCAAAAAAATGGTCCTGATGGGAGGGGGGGTGCTTCTGCCTGGGTTTTCCGATTACTTCGGAAGTTATTTCGAGGCCGATATGGAAATTGACGACCCTTTTGCGGAGATCGACAAATCTGAATCGGCCGGCGCTATACGGGCAATCGCGCCAAGGTTCTCAAGCGGAATCGGCTTAGCGCTTCGTTCCCACGCTTGA
- a CDS encoding MerR family transcriptional regulator, whose product MKTSEILQQINIPRHKLYYLEQKGYVTPQRIPMGDLETREYSREDLTKIKFIWKYLMLGFKHKVAYEMAMKELASINGTNGKGAASNGVLEA is encoded by the coding sequence ATGAAAACATCGGAAATTCTGCAACAGATCAATATCCCGCGACACAAGCTCTACTATCTGGAGCAGAAGGGATATGTCACACCACAGCGGATTCCAATGGGTGATCTGGAGACACGAGAATATAGTCGGGAAGATTTAACTAAGATCAAGTTCATCTGGAAATATTTAATGTTGGGGTTCAAGCATAAAGTGGCCTATGAAATGGCAATGAAAGAACTCGCCTCGATAAATGGGACGAATGGAAAAGGAGCTGCTTCCAACGGAGTGTTGGAGGCTTAG
- a CDS encoding prepilin-type N-terminal cleavage/methylation domain-containing protein, translated as MNRQSRGRSQDKQQLKQVEWSRSSLQPADQRGFTLIEFVLAITLIGIVGGMGSMFFSRGLNAFTAQGARADISNQGRLAVERMVREIRMARSRTVTDLPGCCSAATLSFVDVTGTTVTFAKSGNTITRNGTILAAGDAIALSFSYYQTDGVTAATTAAAVWSMGISLTVTKQGESQLYQVRVHPRNFV; from the coding sequence TTGAATCGACAGAGCCGGGGAAGGAGCCAAGATAAACAGCAACTCAAGCAGGTCGAATGGAGCAGATCTAGTTTACAGCCGGCTGATCAGCGAGGTTTTACGCTGATTGAGTTCGTCTTGGCGATCACTTTGATTGGTATTGTCGGAGGGATGGGTTCCATGTTTTTTTCTCGGGGACTGAATGCATTCACTGCACAAGGAGCGCGCGCCGACATCTCGAATCAAGGACGTCTTGCTGTAGAGCGAATGGTGCGCGAGATCCGGATGGCTCGATCCAGGACGGTCACCGATCTCCCCGGATGCTGCAGCGCCGCGACGCTCAGCTTCGTCGATGTTACTGGGACTACCGTTACCTTCGCAAAGTCTGGAAACACGATCACTCGGAATGGGACGATCTTAGCGGCGGGCGACGCGATAGCCTTGTCCTTTTCGTATTATCAGACAGACGGGGTGACTGCTGCAACGACGGCGGCGGCAGTCTGGAGTATGGGTATCAGTCTAACAGTGACTAAACAGGGTGAATCGCAGCTATATCAAGTTCGTGTTCACCCGAGGAACTTCGTATGA
- a CDS encoding prepilin-type N-terminal cleavage/methylation domain-containing protein, which translates to MARPEGEAGFTLVEVVIVIVLVMILAATAMTRAGNMTGTRAAASARKLRSDVAYAQQLAMISNQRYRVYFNAAPAPASGYAVVNDANGNGTWGEAGEVATDPADSAGTLSITLNTGNYAGITISSIGFAGSYVEFNSLGVPFESAGGASTTALTASRSVSITGGGVTQSVTVLPVTGNVG; encoded by the coding sequence ATGGCTAGGCCAGAGGGAGAAGCGGGTTTCACGCTGGTAGAGGTGGTGATCGTCATCGTTCTGGTTATGATCCTTGCTGCCACGGCAATGACCCGTGCGGGGAACATGACCGGAACGAGGGCGGCCGCTTCCGCCCGCAAGCTCAGATCGGACGTCGCCTATGCACAGCAACTGGCGATGATTAGCAACCAGCGGTATCGGGTCTATTTCAATGCCGCGCCGGCGCCTGCGAGCGGCTACGCCGTGGTCAATGATGCCAACGGGAATGGCACCTGGGGAGAGGCGGGGGAGGTTGCGACCGACCCCGCCGACAGCGCTGGAACCCTCTCGATTACCTTGAACACAGGCAATTATGCCGGCATTACAATCTCCAGCATCGGTTTTGCCGGGTCGTATGTGGAATTTAATAGTCTCGGCGTTCCCTTCGAATCGGCCGGCGGGGCATCGACAACGGCATTGACGGCATCCAGGTCGGTAAGCATTACGGGAGGCGGAGTCACCCAGTCGGTAACGGTGCTGCCGGTAACAGGAAACGTTGGATAG
- a CDS encoding prepilin-type N-terminal cleavage/methylation domain-containing protein, with product MKNEKGFTLVELVLVIVVLGILAAFAVPKFIDVAKNARIASINGFAGGLRSAVAVVKTQYMVVGTNTTPVTMADGSTVAVGIAGAAAGVPTGAAAGIGAALNDTSGFTAAFGSPTTYQPTNGGSATCQVSYDPATGAVTTTTGGC from the coding sequence ATAAAGAATGAAAAAGGTTTCACGTTGGTTGAGTTGGTCCTGGTGATCGTTGTCCTTGGTATTCTGGCGGCCTTTGCGGTTCCGAAATTCATCGATGTGGCAAAGAATGCCCGGATTGCCAGTATCAACGGGTTTGCGGGCGGGCTCCGCTCTGCGGTGGCCGTGGTGAAGACGCAGTATATGGTGGTCGGAACCAATACTACCCCTGTCACCATGGCGGATGGTTCAACCGTGGCCGTTGGAATTGCCGGTGCTGCGGCGGGTGTTCCGACTGGAGCAGCTGCCGGCATTGGAGCGGCCCTGAATGATACCTCCGGATTTACTGCGGCATTCGGATCCCCGACGACGTACCAACCAACGAACGGCGGGAGTGCAACCTGCCAGGTTTCCTATGATCCGGCAACAGGAGCGGTTACTACGACCACTGGAGGTTGTTAG
- a CDS encoding type II secretion system F family protein has translation MPIYRYKARDKYGALLDGIFESNGKEAVAGHLDGLGYIPVLIEEEKAGGISSGLFSRFEKVTQQDLIIFSRQLATLVGAGIPFTASFSALAEQTENPKLREIINQVRRDVEGGSALSDAFAKHPKIFSSLYIGMVKAGETGGVLDEILNRLAILAEHEAETRAQIKTATRYPKIVIITLAVAFGVLMTFVVPKFTGLYSSFKVELPWPTRLLLGINKVVQQYGFFLLALIAAAVFGFRKYINTAPGRFWWDGLKLKMPIFGPIFKKTALSRFARVFGTLHRAGLPILQTLEIVSETVGNVVIARVITSVRDSAQQGRGIVQPMRVSKAFPPIVIQMVAIGEETGKMEEMMIKVSEYYDRDVNYAIKNLSGSLEPLLLVIISGAVLLLALAIFLPWWSLIEVAKGGK, from the coding sequence ATGCCGATTTATCGGTACAAGGCAAGAGATAAATATGGTGCGCTTCTGGACGGGATCTTTGAGTCGAACGGCAAAGAAGCCGTCGCAGGCCACCTCGATGGACTCGGCTATATACCCGTCTTAATCGAAGAAGAAAAAGCGGGTGGTATCAGTTCGGGGCTTTTTTCAAGATTCGAGAAGGTTACCCAGCAGGATTTGATTATTTTCTCCAGACAGTTGGCCACATTAGTGGGTGCCGGTATTCCATTTACTGCGAGCTTTAGTGCCCTGGCAGAGCAGACCGAGAATCCGAAACTGAGAGAGATCATCAATCAAGTGCGCCGAGATGTAGAGGGGGGAAGCGCCTTATCCGATGCTTTTGCGAAGCATCCGAAGATTTTCAGCTCCCTCTATATCGGAATGGTAAAGGCGGGTGAGACAGGGGGAGTTCTGGATGAGATCCTTAACCGGCTGGCGATCTTAGCTGAGCATGAAGCCGAGACGCGCGCCCAGATTAAAACCGCAACGCGCTATCCAAAAATCGTCATCATAACCTTAGCCGTCGCCTTCGGGGTGTTGATGACGTTCGTTGTTCCGAAATTCACCGGTCTTTATTCCAGTTTCAAAGTGGAATTGCCCTGGCCAACCCGACTGTTGCTTGGGATTAATAAGGTGGTTCAACAATATGGTTTCTTCCTATTGGCTCTGATCGCGGCGGCGGTCTTCGGCTTTAGGAAGTATATCAATACCGCGCCTGGAAGGTTTTGGTGGGATGGTCTAAAGCTGAAAATGCCGATCTTCGGGCCGATCTTTAAGAAAACAGCCCTCTCCCGTTTTGCCCGTGTCTTCGGGACGCTCCACCGGGCAGGCCTCCCTATTCTTCAGACGCTGGAGATTGTTTCGGAGACAGTTGGCAATGTCGTGATCGCGAGGGTTATCACTAGCGTCCGAGATTCAGCCCAGCAGGGGCGGGGGATTGTCCAGCCGATGCGGGTCAGCAAGGCCTTTCCTCCAATCGTCATACAGATGGTGGCGATTGGAGAGGAAACCGGCAAGATGGAAGAGATGATGATCAAGGTCTCGGAGTATTACGATCGGGATGTCAATTATGCGATCAAAAATCTCTCGGGTAGCCTAGAGCCGCTGCTTCTGGTAATCATCAGCGGCGCGGTCCTTCTCCTGGCATTGGCGATCTTTCTACCCTGGTGGAGCCTGATCGAGGTGGCCAAAGGGGGGAAATAA
- the gspE gene encoding type II secretion system ATPase GspE codes for MPQPQQKRKMLGEMLIAEGLLSSEQLKRALAEQKAHGGRIGMVLKTLGLVTEDDIIKVLGRQMGIQYVGLAGIIIEPGVIQLVPEMIARRHQVVPLHKKGSVLVLAMSDPLNVFAIDDVKRITGCEIEPVMSKESEVMKAIERNYSGTSSMEEAVREADRQGFGVEDGETVLELSKLAEDTPVVKFVNTMIMQAVKEGASDIHIEPDADALRIRFRRDGLLREVMTAPRNLQLGIASRIKIMADVDIAEKRIPQDGRFQIKVGDHDIDLRLSTLPTLFGEKIVMRLLDKSNLDLSLLDLGFSPEILQTFEKLIHRPYGLVLVTGPTGSGKTTTIYSALKQLSSVEKNIVTIEDPVEYQIKLVNQMQVNNKIGVTFANGLRSILRQDPDIIMVGEIRDRETAIIAIQAALTGHLVLSTLHTNDASGAIARLIDMGVEPFLVASSLLGVVAQRLIRKVCKQCKSAYPATPALMADLGLADLIKENGPITFIRGEGCLECRGTGYSGRIGIHELLVADEAIRQLIVSRASSSEIRRHAGMKLKSLRNEGLLKAIQGITTIEEVLRVTQEVDGELT; via the coding sequence ATGCCGCAACCCCAACAAAAACGAAAGATGCTCGGAGAGATGTTGATCGCCGAGGGCCTTCTCTCATCGGAGCAGCTCAAGCGGGCGCTCGCCGAGCAGAAAGCGCACGGCGGCAGAATCGGCATGGTCTTAAAGACGCTCGGCTTGGTCACCGAGGATGACATCATCAAAGTCCTCGGAAGGCAGATGGGAATTCAGTATGTCGGTCTGGCCGGGATCATCATCGAACCCGGGGTGATTCAGCTGGTGCCCGAGATGATTGCCCGGCGTCATCAAGTGGTTCCTTTGCATAAGAAGGGATCGGTCCTCGTCCTTGCCATGTCCGATCCACTGAATGTCTTCGCAATCGATGATGTGAAGCGGATTACCGGTTGCGAAATCGAGCCGGTGATGAGTAAAGAATCGGAGGTGATGAAGGCGATTGAGCGGAACTATTCGGGAACTTCCTCTATGGAGGAAGCCGTCCGCGAAGCCGATCGCCAGGGGTTTGGCGTAGAGGACGGAGAGACTGTTTTGGAACTCTCCAAGCTGGCCGAAGATACGCCGGTTGTCAAATTCGTCAACACCATGATTATGCAGGCAGTAAAAGAAGGGGCAAGCGATATCCATATCGAGCCGGATGCGGATGCACTCCGGATCCGGTTCCGGCGGGACGGCCTGCTGCGGGAGGTGATGACGGCCCCTCGAAACTTGCAACTGGGTATTGCTTCCCGCATCAAGATCATGGCTGATGTTGATATTGCGGAGAAGCGGATTCCCCAAGACGGGCGATTTCAAATAAAGGTGGGAGATCATGACATTGATCTCCGTCTATCGACCCTCCCGACGCTCTTCGGCGAGAAGATCGTTATGCGGTTGCTCGACAAGTCCAATCTGGATCTTTCCCTCCTTGATCTTGGTTTTTCACCCGAAATCCTTCAGACATTCGAGAAGCTGATCCACCGACCATACGGTCTGGTACTGGTCACCGGCCCAACCGGAAGCGGTAAGACGACCACCATTTATTCGGCCTTAAAGCAGCTGAGCTCGGTGGAGAAAAATATCGTGACGATTGAAGATCCGGTGGAGTATCAGATCAAACTAGTGAATCAAATGCAGGTCAACAACAAAATCGGGGTTACTTTTGCAAATGGGCTTCGATCCATTTTAAGACAAGATCCAGACATTATCATGGTCGGTGAGATCCGCGACCGAGAGACGGCGATCATCGCCATTCAAGCGGCGCTTACAGGACACCTGGTTTTGTCGACACTTCATACCAACGACGCCTCCGGTGCCATCGCCCGGCTCATTGACATGGGTGTCGAGCCGTTCTTGGTTGCATCCTCGCTTCTTGGCGTCGTCGCTCAGCGGTTGATCCGCAAGGTCTGCAAACAGTGCAAGAGCGCTTACCCCGCCACCCCTGCCCTCATGGCCGACCTCGGTTTGGCCGATCTCATTAAAGAGAACGGTCCAATCACATTCATCAGGGGAGAAGGGTGCCTGGAGTGCCGGGGGACCGGTTATTCGGGCCGCATCGGTATTCATGAATTGCTGGTGGCCGACGAGGCAATCAGACAGCTAATCGTCAGCCGCGCTTCGTCAAGCGAGATCCGCCGCCATGCTGGAATGAAATTGAAATCACTTCGGAATGAAGGGCTTTTAAAAGCAATCCAAGGGATCACTACAATCGAAGAGGTCCTCCGCGTCACGCAGGAAGTTGACGGTGAACTTACCTGA